A single window of Usitatibacter rugosus DNA harbors:
- a CDS encoding branched-chain amino acid ABC transporter substrate-binding protein yields the protein MATRKILGAALAAFAFAAPACAWAQVRIAYIDPLSGAMGATGEHGLRELEFAIEAINAKGGVLGQKMAVVPMDNKLSSQESLNLLKSAIDQGIRYVSQGNGSAVAGALIDAINKHNERNPDQAVVYLNYAAVDPDFTNDKCSFWHFRFDANTDMKMAALTDYLKDQKKVSKVYLLNQDYSHGHQVSKVAKAMLAEKRPDVKVVGDELHPLARVKDFAPYIAKIQASGADTVITGNWGTDLSLLVKAAKDANLKADFYTYYGGTVGVPPAMGDAGIDRVKVVSYWSSNSMNAAGQVVQDAYRKKYGADQDPYSQSIRISAEFLVRAMEKAKTTNPVAVAKAMEGMKVDGPFGEITMRAEDHQLIQPMFIATFVKAGGPLKYSADGTKEYAFRADARVEAAAAARPTTCKMKRP from the coding sequence ATGGCTACCCGGAAAATACTGGGGGCGGCGCTGGCGGCTTTCGCCTTCGCTGCACCCGCTTGCGCATGGGCGCAAGTCCGCATCGCATACATCGATCCCCTGTCCGGCGCGATGGGCGCCACGGGCGAGCACGGGCTTCGCGAGCTGGAGTTCGCCATCGAGGCGATCAATGCGAAGGGCGGCGTCCTCGGCCAGAAGATGGCCGTGGTGCCGATGGACAACAAGCTCTCCTCGCAGGAGAGCCTGAACCTCTTGAAGAGCGCGATCGACCAGGGCATCCGCTACGTTTCGCAGGGCAACGGTTCCGCCGTCGCCGGAGCGTTGATCGACGCGATCAACAAACACAACGAGCGCAACCCCGATCAAGCGGTGGTGTACCTCAACTACGCCGCGGTCGACCCCGACTTCACGAACGACAAGTGCAGCTTCTGGCACTTCCGCTTCGACGCGAACACGGACATGAAGATGGCCGCGCTCACGGACTACCTCAAGGACCAGAAGAAGGTCTCGAAGGTCTACCTGCTGAACCAGGACTACTCCCACGGCCACCAGGTCTCGAAGGTGGCGAAGGCGATGCTGGCCGAGAAGCGCCCCGACGTGAAAGTGGTCGGCGACGAGCTCCATCCCCTCGCGCGCGTGAAGGATTTCGCGCCCTACATCGCGAAGATCCAGGCCTCGGGCGCGGATACCGTGATCACCGGCAACTGGGGCACGGACCTCTCGCTGCTCGTGAAGGCCGCCAAGGACGCGAACCTGAAGGCGGACTTCTATACCTACTACGGCGGCACCGTGGGCGTGCCGCCCGCGATGGGCGATGCGGGCATCGATCGCGTGAAGGTCGTCAGCTACTGGAGCTCGAACTCGATGAACGCGGCGGGCCAGGTGGTGCAGGACGCCTATCGCAAGAAGTACGGCGCGGACCAGGACCCCTACTCCCAGTCGATCCGCATCTCCGCGGAATTCCTCGTGCGCGCGATGGAGAAGGCGAAGACGACGAACCCGGTCGCGGTCGCCAAGGCGATGGAAGGCATGAAGGTCGACGGCCCCTTCGGCGAGATCACGATGCGCGCGGAGGACCACCAGCTGATCCAGCCGATGTTCATCGCGACGTTCGTGAAGGCCGGCGGGCCACTCAAGTATTCGGCCGACGGCACGAAGGAATACGCCTTCCGCGCCGATGCGCGCGTGGAGGCGGCCGCGGCGGCGCGCCCCACCACGTGCAAGATGAAACGGCCGTAA
- a CDS encoding acyl-CoA dehydrogenase family protein, whose amino-acid sequence MNLAHTAEEIAFRDDVHAFIAKNLPPEIAAKVHGGKRLGRDDYMTWHKILARQGWVAPGWPKEFGGPGWNTVQQQIFDDECAAAGAPRILPFGVKMVAPVIMRFGNAAQKQHFLPRILSGEDWWCQGYSEPGAGSDLASLKTKAERAGDHYVVNGQKTWNTLGQFADWIFVLVRTASAGRPQEGISFLLVDMKTPGITVRPIRMLDGEHEINEVWFENVKVPVANLVGEENKGWTCAKFLLGHERTGIAGVGACKRELKHLKEIARREPAGGGDSLMKDVRFRDRIAQVEIELMALEVTNLRVLSAEAEGGKRAPGPEASILKVRGTEIQQSLSELMMQAVGVYGIPYVPEALDAEWGGVPVGAEYAAPLSGHYFNMRKTSIYGGSNEIQKNIVAQLSLGL is encoded by the coding sequence ATGAACCTCGCCCATACCGCCGAAGAGATTGCTTTCCGTGATGACGTGCATGCGTTCATCGCGAAAAACCTGCCCCCGGAAATCGCCGCGAAGGTCCACGGCGGCAAGCGCCTGGGGCGTGACGATTACATGACCTGGCACAAGATCCTCGCCCGCCAGGGCTGGGTCGCTCCGGGCTGGCCGAAGGAGTTCGGCGGCCCCGGCTGGAACACGGTGCAGCAGCAGATCTTCGACGACGAGTGCGCCGCCGCCGGTGCGCCGCGCATCCTGCCCTTCGGCGTGAAGATGGTGGCGCCGGTGATCATGCGGTTCGGCAACGCGGCGCAGAAGCAGCACTTCCTGCCGCGCATCCTCTCGGGCGAAGACTGGTGGTGCCAGGGCTATTCGGAGCCGGGCGCGGGGTCGGACCTCGCCTCTCTCAAGACGAAGGCCGAGCGAGCCGGCGACCACTACGTCGTCAACGGCCAGAAGACCTGGAACACGCTCGGACAGTTCGCCGACTGGATCTTCGTGCTGGTTCGCACCGCGAGCGCGGGCCGCCCCCAGGAGGGCATCTCCTTCCTGCTCGTGGACATGAAGACGCCCGGCATCACGGTGCGTCCGATCCGCATGCTGGATGGCGAGCACGAGATCAACGAAGTGTGGTTCGAGAACGTGAAGGTGCCCGTCGCCAATCTCGTCGGTGAAGAGAACAAGGGCTGGACGTGCGCCAAGTTCCTGCTCGGCCACGAGCGCACCGGAATCGCCGGCGTGGGCGCGTGCAAGCGGGAGCTGAAGCACCTGAAGGAGATCGCGCGCAGGGAGCCCGCGGGCGGCGGCGATTCACTCATGAAGGACGTGCGTTTCCGCGACCGCATCGCGCAGGTCGAGATCGAGCTGATGGCACTCGAGGTCACGAACCTGCGCGTGCTCTCCGCCGAGGCGGAAGGTGGCAAGCGTGCGCCCGGCCCCGAGGCGTCGATCCTCAAGGTGCGCGGCACCGAGATCCAGCAGTCCCTTTCGGAATTGATGATGCAGGCCGTGGGCGTCTACGGAATCCCGTATGTGCCCGAGGCGCTCGATGCGGAATGGGGCGGGGTGCCCGTGGGCGCCGAGTACGCCGCGCCGTTGTCGGGCCACTACTTCAACATGCGCAAGACGTCGATCTACGGCGGATCCAACGAGATCCAGAAGAACATCGTCGCGCAGCTCTCGCTCGGACTCTAA
- a CDS encoding acyl-CoA dehydrogenase family protein — MDFSLTPEQGMLQDSLRKFLANEYGFDSRRKRAESADGFSRDTWAQLAELGLLGIAISEDDGGLGGDAFDSMLVMESLGRALVVEPYLSTVVLGGATIAAAGNADQKAKWLPAIVGGETLVAFAHGEPRSRYALSHVECTAKADGAGWKLDGQKAVVRDAATADVLLVSARTAGSTSDEKGISLFLVDAKAKGVAIRGYATQDGGRAGEVTLTGVQVDKDALLGNAGEAYPVIERAVDRGIAGLCAEALGIIDALNEATLEYLKTRQQFGQPIGRFQALQHRMVDMTIRAVEARSMAIVAAAGANDSDPMERRRKVSAAKAHIGQCARYVGQQAVQLHGGIGVTDELIVSHWFKRLAMINATFGDAEHHLGVFSDLLLKEDA; from the coding sequence ATGGACTTCAGCCTCACGCCCGAACAGGGCATGTTGCAGGACTCGCTTCGCAAGTTCCTCGCCAACGAGTACGGCTTCGATTCGCGGCGCAAGCGTGCGGAGAGCGCCGACGGCTTCTCGCGCGACACGTGGGCGCAGCTGGCCGAGCTCGGCCTGCTGGGCATCGCCATCTCCGAGGACGACGGCGGCCTGGGCGGCGATGCGTTCGACTCGATGCTGGTGATGGAGTCGCTCGGCCGCGCGCTCGTGGTCGAGCCCTATCTCTCCACCGTGGTGCTGGGCGGTGCCACCATCGCGGCCGCGGGCAACGCGGACCAGAAGGCGAAGTGGCTGCCGGCGATCGTGGGCGGCGAGACGCTCGTCGCCTTCGCGCATGGCGAGCCGCGTTCGCGCTACGCGCTTTCGCACGTGGAGTGCACGGCGAAAGCCGACGGCGCGGGCTGGAAGCTCGATGGGCAGAAGGCCGTCGTGCGCGATGCGGCTACGGCCGACGTCCTGCTCGTCTCCGCACGCACGGCCGGAAGCACGTCGGACGAGAAAGGCATCTCGCTCTTCCTCGTGGATGCGAAAGCAAAGGGTGTCGCCATCCGCGGTTATGCGACTCAGGACGGCGGCCGCGCGGGTGAAGTGACGCTCACTGGGGTGCAGGTCGACAAGGACGCCTTGCTCGGAAATGCGGGCGAGGCCTATCCCGTGATCGAGCGCGCGGTGGACCGGGGCATCGCCGGGTTGTGCGCCGAAGCGCTCGGCATCATCGACGCGCTGAACGAGGCCACGCTCGAATACCTCAAGACCCGCCAGCAGTTCGGCCAGCCCATCGGCCGCTTCCAGGCGCTGCAGCACCGCATGGTCGACATGACGATCCGTGCCGTCGAGGCGCGCTCGATGGCGATCGTGGCCGCGGCGGGCGCCAACGACTCGGACCCGATGGAGCGCCGCCGCAAGGTAAGCGCGGCCAAGGCTCACATCGGCCAATGCGCGCGCTACGTGGGCCAGCAGGCGGTTCAGCTGCACGGCGGCATCGGCGTCACCGACGAGCTGATCGTGAGCCACTGGTTCAAGCGCCTCGCGATGATCAACGCGACGTTCGGCGACGCGGAGCACCACCTCGGCGTCTTCAGCGACCTGCTGTTGAAAGAGGACGCTTGA
- a CDS encoding PaaI family thioesterase gives MSEVPAGFVALDRPGDYLELFGPLYRSSDPAIRNVIAMRAMKKHLNLRGIVHGGALASLIDTAFGITLWRTTEGKISTVTVSLGMDYLEPAKEGDWIEAHVDALRIGRRLAFVEGLLLVGDRKVMRANGTFAVVEPRK, from the coding sequence TTGAGCGAGGTACCGGCGGGGTTTGTCGCACTCGACCGGCCCGGCGACTACCTCGAGCTCTTCGGCCCGCTCTACCGCTCGAGCGATCCCGCGATCCGGAACGTGATCGCGATGCGCGCGATGAAGAAGCACCTCAACCTGCGCGGCATCGTTCACGGCGGGGCGCTGGCCTCGCTGATCGACACCGCCTTCGGCATCACGCTCTGGCGCACCACCGAGGGAAAGATCTCGACCGTGACCGTGAGCCTGGGCATGGACTACCTCGAGCCCGCGAAGGAAGGCGACTGGATCGAGGCGCACGTCGACGCGCTGCGCATCGGCCGGCGCCTCGCGTTCGTCGAGGGCCTGCTCCTCGTGGGCGACCGCAAGGTGATGCGCGCCAACGGCACGTTCGCGGTGGTCGAGCCCCGCAAATGA
- a CDS encoding 2-phosphosulfolactate phosphatase — MTRRVHVLMRKEDLDAERLPGKVVIVLDVLFATTTIAAAFAAGATEVVPALDGDSARAAAKGRAEGTYVLSGELRAETIAGFHHPSPLALTSRAPLKGSTLIYATTNGTVAIAKSVGADHVYAAALVNARAVVDRVRDQHPEETVLIVCSGSVQNFNLEDFYGAGHFAKLFARDGGVDLSDAALAAIKLFDGTTPDECLRDSRVGRMMRERGLDAEVAYAAQRDVLSVIPHLEQGVLRDAGRAA; from the coding sequence ATGACGCGCCGCGTGCACGTGCTGATGCGCAAGGAGGACCTCGATGCCGAGCGCCTGCCGGGCAAGGTCGTGATCGTGCTGGACGTGCTGTTCGCCACGACGACGATCGCCGCGGCGTTCGCGGCCGGCGCTACGGAGGTCGTTCCCGCACTGGACGGCGATTCCGCACGCGCCGCCGCGAAGGGCCGTGCGGAAGGAACCTACGTGCTCTCCGGCGAGTTGCGCGCCGAGACGATCGCCGGATTCCACCATCCGTCGCCGCTCGCGCTCACGAGCCGCGCGCCGCTCAAGGGAAGCACGCTCATCTACGCGACCACCAATGGCACCGTGGCGATCGCCAAGTCGGTGGGCGCGGACCATGTCTATGCGGCGGCGCTCGTGAACGCGCGCGCCGTCGTCGATCGCGTGCGCGACCAGCATCCGGAGGAGACCGTGCTCATCGTGTGTTCCGGTTCGGTGCAGAACTTCAACCTCGAGGACTTCTACGGCGCGGGCCATTTCGCGAAGCTCTTCGCGCGCGACGGCGGCGTGGATCTCTCCGATGCGGCGCTCGCCGCCATCAAGCTCTTCGACGGCACGACGCCCGACGAATGCCTTCGCGACTCGCGCGTCGGCCGGATGATGCGCGAGCGCGGCCTGGATGCGGAAGTCGCCTATGCGGCGCAGCGCGACGTGCTCTCCGTGATCCCGCACCTGGAGCAGGGCGTGCTGCGAGATGCCGGGAGGGCTGCATGA
- a CDS encoding NADPH:quinone oxidoreductase family protein, with the protein MKAVICSKLEGPGALAVGDLPDPPPGPGQVVIEVKAASLNFPDALMVRGLYQVKPPLPFSPGAELSGVVVAVGEGVERPRIGDSVIALSGHGGCAALCVADAARTMPLPKGIDFDTAAAFALTYGTALHALKEVAAIQPGETLAVLGAAGGTGIAAIECGKAMGARVIACASSAEKLALAREHGADETIDYTTEDLRARLDAIAGKKGIDVVFDAVGGPHTEPAMRALGWRGRLLVIGFAAGEIPKLPLNLALLKERQILGVYWGDWTRRDPAAHAKNMEQLVAWMREGRARPAITERIGLDGVADALERMSGRRVLGKVVVNP; encoded by the coding sequence ATGAAGGCCGTGATCTGCTCGAAGCTCGAAGGTCCGGGCGCGCTCGCCGTGGGCGATCTTCCCGATCCCCCGCCCGGTCCCGGGCAAGTAGTCATCGAGGTGAAGGCCGCCTCGCTCAATTTTCCCGACGCGTTGATGGTGCGCGGCCTCTACCAGGTGAAGCCGCCGCTGCCGTTCTCGCCGGGCGCGGAGCTCTCGGGCGTGGTCGTCGCGGTGGGCGAGGGCGTCGAGCGCCCGCGCATCGGCGATTCGGTGATCGCGCTCTCGGGGCACGGAGGCTGCGCTGCACTGTGCGTTGCCGATGCCGCGCGCACCATGCCGCTTCCCAAGGGCATCGATTTCGACACGGCCGCGGCCTTCGCGCTCACGTACGGCACCGCGCTTCACGCACTGAAGGAAGTCGCGGCGATCCAGCCCGGCGAGACGCTCGCGGTGCTGGGCGCGGCCGGCGGCACGGGCATCGCGGCGATCGAATGCGGCAAGGCGATGGGCGCCAGGGTGATCGCATGCGCGTCGAGCGCGGAGAAGCTCGCGCTCGCACGGGAGCACGGCGCCGACGAGACGATCGACTACACGACCGAGGATCTTCGCGCGCGGCTCGATGCCATCGCGGGGAAGAAGGGCATCGATGTCGTGTTCGACGCGGTCGGCGGCCCGCACACGGAGCCTGCGATGCGCGCGCTGGGCTGGCGCGGGCGGTTGCTGGTGATCGGCTTCGCCGCGGGCGAGATCCCGAAGCTGCCGCTCAACCTCGCGCTGCTGAAGGAACGCCAGATCCTCGGCGTCTATTGGGGCGACTGGACGAGGCGCGATCCCGCCGCCCATGCGAAGAACATGGAACAACTGGTCGCGTGGATGCGCGAAGGCCGTGCCCGCCCCGCGATCACCGAACGCATCGGCCTCGACGGCGTGGCGGACGCGTTGGAGCGCATGTCCGGCCGGCGCGTGCTGGGAAAGGTCGTGGTGAATCCATGA
- a CDS encoding IclR family transcriptional regulator, which produces MKRAALPPIRSRSAQQDRRFVTALARGLDILRCFSRKDRELGNAEIAKRTRLAKPTVSRLTFTLTQLGYLTYSPETGRYALSVGVLAFSHAYLGTLDVRNLARPLMQALADDVHASVSLGAPDPSGQHMVFLEICQGAGQMFHISLEVGSRVPHGWTAMGRAYLAALTPEAREERLANYRKNTPRAQWENIEPGLEKAVRDYERYGFCLSVGEWVKDVWAVGVPMVSRDGHRILALNCSGPIFDMTRQRVIAEIGPRLLALRDRVLAATGGAF; this is translated from the coding sequence ATGAAGCGCGCTGCCCTGCCGCCGATCCGAAGCCGCTCCGCCCAGCAGGACCGGCGCTTCGTCACCGCGCTCGCCCGCGGCCTGGATATCCTGCGATGCTTCTCGCGCAAGGATCGCGAGCTCGGCAACGCGGAGATCGCCAAGCGCACCAGGCTCGCCAAGCCGACCGTGAGCCGCCTCACGTTCACGCTCACGCAGCTCGGCTACCTCACCTATTCGCCCGAGACCGGCCGCTACGCGTTGTCGGTCGGCGTGCTCGCGTTCAGCCACGCTTATCTCGGCACGCTCGACGTGCGCAACCTCGCGCGGCCGCTCATGCAGGCGCTCGCCGACGATGTGCACGCCTCGGTCTCGCTCGGCGCGCCCGACCCCAGCGGCCAGCACATGGTGTTCCTCGAGATCTGCCAGGGCGCGGGCCAGATGTTCCACATCAGCCTCGAAGTGGGCTCGCGCGTGCCGCACGGCTGGACGGCGATGGGCCGGGCCTACCTCGCGGCGCTCACCCCCGAGGCTCGCGAAGAACGCCTCGCCAACTACCGCAAGAACACTCCCCGCGCCCAGTGGGAGAACATCGAGCCCGGGCTCGAGAAAGCCGTTCGCGACTACGAGCGCTATGGCTTCTGCCTGTCGGTGGGGGAGTGGGTGAAGGACGTCTGGGCGGTCGGGGTCCCGATGGTCTCCCGCGACGGCCACCGGATCCTGGCCCTGAACTGCAGCGGACCCATCTTCGACATGACCCGGCAGCGGGTCATCGCCGAAATCGGTCCCCGCCTCCTGGCCCTCCGGGACCGGGTCCTCGCCGCCACCGGCGGGGCTTTCTAG
- a CDS encoding dynamin family protein produces the protein MPAPQNPNHTRFEAEIGRYNQWREELTQSVHEYHDWLESNGHLDVQQSIRFYDLLENLNKGRLLLAFLAEFSRGKSELINALFFSNFKERLLPSDVGRTTMCPTEIFHDPTEEPYLKLLSVETRYRDESISQLKNMPVEWSKIRLNTNSTAEMQKALAALAETKKVYALEARMLGLSPMLNENGELPGEEELVEVPAWRYAMINYPHPLLSNGLSILDTPGLNALGMEPELTVSTIPSAHAVLFLLSIDTGVTKSDLEIWDRYVRPGLPQKIAVLNKIDLMWDELKTPPEIDRAITRMVDTTGAHLNLPRERIFPISAQKALLGKIRDDPALVKKSGIEQLERFMADEIVPMKRSILCKAVVSEIGGMMSSSRALVAKKQESNLAAVAELQGLQGKSRDVVTKLWQKITAEKNAYNTSLAEYKVNSAQFNAKRAALMDRLNPAHLDQIMGKSEAAMEKSWTTVGLQRSMREMSRLMSEDFETVFVASEDIKKMMQGVYNTFIQKFGFQKMTLPSLDLDPQRTKLKLLVHEAEAFSRDPVNVAHYTGPFIKKFYNTIVKQARLTFTDAKTQADRWVQAVIMPLETQMKDHKQLLQSRLDNLSKINEKTTTINEQMAELKKVEADLKKQRDMIEGLISRVSASEGRAPIPDMVGAPLARPDDTITPEMMQTARMAAAGAQKAAPAPAPVAAVPSAPKPAPSTAQPMIASDDLLAQLAAVSPTESVPSAVDRMQETQRLALGISGIPEEIQRTQRTKPSEGAGMMDTQRLAAATPPPAAAAPVASTPAPAAEPERTQRIPNAEGDKTVQIAALDPNWRPPVPGTEVEKDATTTQRLDNSIQRLQEAKRLLQNLKS, from the coding sequence ATGCCCGCGCCCCAGAACCCCAACCACACGCGTTTCGAAGCCGAGATCGGCCGCTACAACCAGTGGCGCGAGGAGCTCACCCAGTCCGTCCACGAGTACCACGACTGGCTGGAGAGCAACGGACACCTCGACGTCCAGCAATCGATCCGCTTCTACGACCTCCTCGAGAACCTCAACAAGGGGCGGCTGCTGCTCGCCTTCCTGGCCGAGTTCTCCCGCGGGAAGTCCGAGCTCATCAACGCCCTCTTCTTCTCCAATTTCAAGGAGCGGCTGCTGCCCTCCGACGTGGGGCGCACCACGATGTGCCCGACGGAGATCTTCCACGACCCCACCGAGGAGCCGTACCTGAAGCTCCTGTCGGTGGAGACCCGCTACCGGGACGAGTCGATCTCGCAGCTGAAGAACATGCCGGTGGAGTGGAGCAAGATCCGCCTGAACACCAACTCCACGGCGGAAATGCAGAAGGCCCTGGCCGCGCTCGCCGAGACCAAGAAGGTCTACGCGCTCGAAGCCCGCATGCTCGGCCTTTCGCCGATGCTGAACGAGAACGGCGAGCTGCCCGGCGAAGAAGAGCTGGTGGAAGTGCCCGCGTGGCGCTACGCCATGATCAATTACCCGCACCCGCTGCTGAGCAACGGCCTGTCCATCCTCGACACGCCGGGCCTCAACGCGCTGGGCATGGAGCCGGAGCTCACGGTCTCCACCATCCCGTCGGCGCATGCGGTGCTGTTCCTGCTTTCGATCGACACCGGCGTCACGAAGAGCGACCTCGAGATCTGGGACCGCTACGTCCGCCCGGGCCTGCCGCAGAAGATCGCGGTGCTGAACAAGATCGACCTCATGTGGGACGAGCTGAAGACTCCGCCGGAGATCGACCGCGCCATCACCCGCATGGTGGATACCACCGGAGCGCATTTGAACCTGCCGCGCGAGCGCATCTTCCCGATCTCGGCGCAGAAGGCGCTGCTGGGCAAGATCCGCGACGATCCCGCGCTGGTGAAGAAGAGCGGCATCGAGCAGCTCGAGCGCTTCATGGCCGACGAGATCGTCCCGATGAAGCGCTCCATCCTCTGCAAGGCCGTGGTGAGCGAGATCGGCGGCATGATGAGCTCGTCGCGCGCGCTCGTGGCCAAGAAGCAGGAATCCAACCTCGCCGCCGTGGCCGAGCTCCAGGGCCTGCAGGGCAAGAGCCGCGACGTGGTGACCAAGCTCTGGCAGAAGATCACCGCCGAGAAGAACGCGTACAACACGTCGCTCGCCGAATACAAGGTCAACAGCGCCCAGTTCAACGCCAAGCGTGCGGCGCTCATGGACCGGCTCAACCCCGCCCACCTCGACCAGATCATGGGGAAGAGCGAAGCGGCGATGGAAAAGTCCTGGACCACCGTGGGCCTGCAGCGCTCGATGCGCGAGATGTCGCGCCTGATGAGCGAGGATTTCGAGACCGTCTTCGTCGCGAGCGAGGACATCAAGAAGATGATGCAGGGCGTGTACAACACGTTCATCCAGAAGTTCGGCTTCCAGAAGATGACGCTGCCCTCGCTGGACCTCGACCCGCAGCGCACGAAACTGAAGCTGCTGGTGCACGAGGCCGAGGCCTTCTCGCGCGACCCGGTCAACGTCGCGCACTACACCGGCCCCTTCATCAAGAAGTTCTACAACACGATCGTGAAGCAGGCGCGCTTGACGTTCACGGACGCCAAGACGCAGGCCGACCGCTGGGTCCAGGCCGTGATCATGCCGCTCGAGACGCAGATGAAGGACCACAAGCAGCTGCTGCAGTCGCGCCTCGACAACCTCTCCAAGATCAACGAGAAGACCACCACCATCAACGAGCAGATGGCGGAGCTGAAGAAGGTCGAAGCGGATCTGAAGAAACAGCGCGACATGATCGAGGGCCTCATCTCCCGCGTGTCCGCCTCCGAGGGACGCGCGCCCATCCCCGACATGGTCGGCGCCCCGCTGGCCCGCCCCGACGACACCATCACGCCCGAGATGATGCAGACGGCGCGCATGGCCGCGGCCGGAGCGCAGAAGGCTGCTCCCGCCCCCGCCCCCGTTGCCGCCGTGCCGAGCGCACCGAAGCCCGCGCCCAGCACCGCCCAACCGATGATCGCTTCCGACGACCTCCTGGCGCAGCTCGCGGCCGTGTCACCCACGGAATCGGTGCCCTCCGCGGTCGACCGCATGCAGGAGACGCAGCGCCTGGCGCTCGGCATCTCGGGTATTCCGGAGGAGATCCAGCGCACCCAACGTACGAAGCCCTCCGAGGGTGCGGGGATGATGGACACGCAGCGCCTGGCGGCTGCAACTCCTCCGCCTGCTGCTGCCGCGCCGGTAGCATCGACTCCCGCTCCGGCGGCCGAGCCGGAGCGCACGCAGCGCATTCCCAACGCCGAAGGCGACAAGACCGTCCAGATCGCCGCCCTCGACCCCAACTGGCGTCCGCCGGTGCCGGGCACGGAGGTCGAGAAGGATGCGACCACCACCCAGCGCCTGGACAACTCGATCCAGCGGCTGCAAGAAGCGAAGCGCCTCCTCCAGAACCTCAAGTCGTAG
- the rng gene encoding ribonuclease G → MNEQILINVTPQETRVALTEQGSVQELHIERDSSRGLVGNVYLGRVCRVLPGMQSAFVEIGLTRAAFLHVADIWSARNGGVERPIERILTEGQTLLVQVVKDPIGSKGARLSTQVSIAGRLLVYLPQDPHIGISQRIEDEVEREHLREKVHALIPAGESGGFIVRTVAETATDAELTADIEYLITLWKQIQVSATRAAPQELLYQDLSLATRVLRDFVSSNTDRIVVDSRETHQKLLEFATRYTPAALPVLEHYQGERPLFDLFAVEDEIERALARRVDLKSGGYVILDQTEALTTIDVNTGGFVSGRSFDDTIFKTNLEATQAIARQLRLRNLGGIIIVDFIDMDTQEHRDAVLAEFKKALSKDRTRITVNGFTQLGLVEMTRKRTRESLAHVLCEACPVCAGRGEMKTAQTICYEILREILRVDRQFSAKEYRILASQKVIDLFLDEESQGLTSLGDFIQKPISMQVETAYAQEQYDVILV, encoded by the coding sequence ATGAACGAGCAGATCCTCATCAACGTCACCCCGCAGGAAACGCGGGTCGCGCTCACCGAGCAGGGCTCGGTGCAGGAGCTGCACATCGAGCGCGACTCGAGCCGCGGCCTCGTGGGCAACGTCTACCTGGGCCGCGTGTGCCGCGTGCTGCCGGGCATGCAATCCGCGTTCGTCGAGATCGGCCTCACCCGCGCCGCCTTCCTGCACGTGGCCGACATCTGGTCCGCGCGCAACGGCGGTGTCGAGCGGCCCATCGAGCGCATCCTCACCGAAGGGCAGACGCTGCTCGTGCAGGTGGTGAAGGATCCGATCGGCTCCAAGGGCGCACGCCTTTCCACGCAGGTGTCGATCGCCGGGCGGCTGCTCGTGTACCTGCCGCAGGACCCGCACATCGGCATCTCGCAGCGGATCGAGGACGAAGTCGAGCGCGAGCACCTGCGCGAGAAGGTCCACGCGCTGATCCCCGCGGGCGAATCGGGCGGCTTCATCGTGCGCACCGTGGCCGAGACCGCGACGGATGCCGAGCTCACCGCGGACATCGAATACCTGATCACCCTGTGGAAGCAGATCCAGGTGTCGGCCACGAGGGCCGCACCGCAGGAGCTGCTCTACCAGGACCTCTCGCTCGCAACACGGGTGCTGCGCGACTTCGTCTCCAGCAACACCGACCGCATCGTCGTCGACTCGCGCGAGACGCACCAGAAGCTGCTGGAGTTCGCGACCCGCTACACGCCGGCGGCGCTGCCGGTGCTGGAGCACTACCAGGGCGAGCGGCCCCTCTTCGACCTCTTCGCGGTGGAAGACGAGATCGAGCGGGCCTTGGCACGCCGCGTGGACCTGAAGAGCGGCGGCTACGTGATCCTCGACCAGACCGAGGCGCTCACGACCATCGACGTGAACACCGGCGGCTTCGTCTCCGGGAGATCCTTCGACGACACGATCTTCAAGACCAACCTCGAGGCCACGCAGGCGATCGCACGGCAGCTCCGGCTGAGGAACCTCGGCGGCATCATCATCGTCGACTTCATCGACATGGACACGCAGGAGCATCGCGACGCGGTGCTGGCGGAGTTCAAGAAGGCCCTCTCGAAGGACCGCACGCGCATCACCGTGAACGGCTTCACGCAGCTCGGTCTCGTGGAGATGACGAGGAAGCGCACCCGCGAATCATTGGCCCACGTGCTGTGCGAGGCCTGCCCGGTGTGCGCGGGGCGCGGCGAGATGAAGACCGCGCAGACGATCTGCTACGAGATCCTGCGCGAGATCCTTCGCGTGGATCGGCAGTTCAGCGCCAAGGAGTACCGCATCCTCGCTTCGCAGAAGGTGATCGACCTCTTCCTCGACGAGGAATCGCAGGGCCTCACCTCCCTGGGCGACTTCATCCAGAAGCCCATCTCGATGCAGGTCGAGACCGCCTACGCCCAGGAACAGTACGACGTGATCCTGGTGTAG